In Pseudosulfitobacter pseudonitzschiae, the sequence GTGCAGCGCCGATGGTCAGCCGTTGTCCAGCCTCCATCTGGTGCGCGGCATTCCACGCGGCGGTTGCGTCGTCGATTTTAGCGGTCATATCCGCGCCGGTCAGGGCGATGCGCAGCGGGCCTGTGGCCTCGAACACGCCGCCGACGCTGGCGATTTCGAGAACCGCACAATCGGGCGATTGCTTGAGCAACGCTGCGCCCTCGTGGACGGCCAGCGTGTCGATCGCGCCGCCACGTGTCAGACCCGATGCGATATAGCCGGGGCGGCCCAAATCCTGAAAGGCGGCGGCGGGGCCAATCTGAAGAACCTTGAGGGCGGCGGTCATGACAATGCCTCCCATGTGGCGCCGCCTGTGCCGTCGTCATTGTTGGCGCTGATGGTTTTGTAATCTTCGGGCGTCGTGGCGTGAAACAGCAGCTCGTCGCCCGGCGAAAGCGGAAAGGGCGTGTCGGACGTCGGGCGGAAGGTGTGGAAAGCGGTTTGCCCCACATGACGCCAGCCTGTGGGCGTGTCGTTGGAAAACAGGCACAGCTGGCGCACTGCGGCGACAAGCGCACCACGCGGGATGTTGGGGCTGAGCGTGCCCAGACGCGGGATGTTCCAATGTTCGCCAAGCGTGCCCAGATAGGGTTGACCGGGGGCGAAACCGATGGTGATGACGCGCATACGGGTGCTGGTCAGCTCGGCGATGGCATCTTTGGGCGACAGGCCTGCGGCCTCGGCGGCCTCGTCCAGTTGCGGTGCCAGATCACCCCCGAACACCGCCGGAATATGCCAGAGCTTGCGACCTTCGGGGAGTGGCGCGGCGAACCAGTCGCGGGTGGCCAGCAGTTCGGTCAACTGCCCGGTGATTTCGGCGGCGGGATGCTGTGCCAGATCGGTGCGGAAAAATGCCGAAATCAGCGAGGTGGCGCTTTCGTGGACCCAGTCCCAGCCTTGGGCGTCAACCTCTGCCCGAAATGCCAGTGCGGCGCGGTTAGCAGTGTCGTCCAATGCCTCGGCAAAGGTGACCAGAACGCCCGAAAGGCCGACAGTGTGAATCGTTGGATAGGTGCTAGACATAATTCGGACACTACCTTTTCTTGGGGCGGGTGCAATCGCTGTCATCGGCCGGGGGCCTGCCCCCCGGCCTGCGGCCGCCCCCCGGAGTTTATTTTGCAAGATGAAGGGCTAAAGCTGGGTGCGCAGCCAGTTTGGGGCAAAGGTGATCTGGCCGACCCCGGCAAGGTTCAGCATACGGCTGAGTTCCGTGTTAAGCGCTGTTGTCCGGCCTTTGCCCCAGCGGACGCCGCGTTCTGGCCAAAGGGCCCGGATTTTAAGGGTGTCTTCGGCGCGAAAGGCCTTCATGTCGATGCGCCCCACCAGCCGGTCACCTTCGAGGATCGGAAAGACGTAATATCCGTAGGTGCGTTTGGGTTCGGGCACGAAAACCTCGATGCGGTAGTGAAAGCCGAACAATTGTTCGGCCCGTTTGCGGTCGCGCAGGGCCGGGTCGAAAGGGCTGAGAATGCGCAGGCGCGGACTGGGCGGTGTTTGAATGGCCGGATCATAGGGCAGATCGGGGCGAGCAAAAGCGCCGCGCAAGCTGCCGTCGGCGTTTTCTACGTCGATGGCGATGATGGAGCCACGCGCGAGGGCATGTTTGACCCATATCTGCGCTTCGGCTGGGCGGATATGGCCCCAGAAGGCCGCGAGTTCGCTGTGATTGGCAAAGCCTAAACGGTCGAGTGC encodes:
- a CDS encoding 5-oxoprolinase subunit B family protein; the encoded protein is MSSTYPTIHTVGLSGVLVTFAEALDDTANRAALAFRAEVDAQGWDWVHESATSLISAFFRTDLAQHPAAEITGQLTELLATRDWFAAPLPEGRKLWHIPAVFGGDLAPQLDEAAEAAGLSPKDAIAELTSTRMRVITIGFAPGQPYLGTLGEHWNIPRLGTLSPNIPRGALVAAVRQLCLFSNDTPTGWRHVGQTAFHTFRPTSDTPFPLSPGDELLFHATTPEDYKTISANNDDGTGGATWEALS